Proteins from one Gossypium raimondii isolate GPD5lz chromosome 8, ASM2569854v1, whole genome shotgun sequence genomic window:
- the LOC105790946 gene encoding AAA-ATPase At5g57480 → MREYWNSFASLLGVLAFCQSLLQLIFPPQLRFLCLKFFNRIFHLFSSYCYFDITEIDGVNTNELYNAVQLYLSSFVSINGSRLSLTRALNSSAITFGLSNNDCIVDTFSGVTVLWEHVVIQRQSQTFSWRPLPEEKRGFTLRIKKKNKSLILDSYLDYIMERSNEIRRKNQDRLLYTNSRGGSLDSRGHPWESVPFKHPSTFDTLAMHPQKKQEIMDDLEDFANGQSFYQKTGRAWKRGYLLYGPPGTGKSSMIAAMANYLSYDIYDLELTEVHNNSELRTLLMKTSSKSIIVIEDIDCSVNLTNRKKNNKRNYCDPEVRCGSGSACGGEDGGNSITLSGLLNFTDGLWSCCGSERIFVFTTNHIEKLDPALLRSGRMDMHIYMSYCSYPALKILLKNYLGYEESDLDYHVLKELSDVVDKAEMTPADISEVLIKNRNYKQKAVTELLEAMKTRADRNFKCGSLRDKISDEEEQEKRALETPNEGSEFEEPCKEGENKEKKKS, encoded by the coding sequence ATGAGAGAGTACTGGAACTCATTTGCTTCACTTCTAGGGGTGTTGGCCTTTTGCCAAAGCCTCCTCCAACTCATTTTCCCACCCCAACTCCGCTTTCTCTGTCTCAAATTCTTCAACCGTATCTTCCATTTGTTCTCTTCCTACTGCTACTTCGACATCACTGAAATCGACGGCGTTAACACCAACGAACTCTATAACGCTGTCCAACTCTATCTCAGCTCCTTTGTTTCCATCAATGGCAGCCGTTTGAGCCTCACTCGCGCTCTCAATTCGAGCGCCATTACCTTCGGCCTCTCCAACAATGACTGCATCGTCGATACGTTCAGTGGTGTCACCGTGCTTTGGGAACACGTTGTGATCCAAAGGCAATCCCAGACCTTTTCTTGGCGACCATTGCCGGAAGAGAAAAGAGGTTTCACTCTCCGaatcaagaagaaaaacaagTCCTTGATTCTTGATTCCTACCTGGATTACATAATGGAGAGGTCTAATGAAATCCGAAGGAAGAACCAAGACAGGCTTTTGTACACCAATTCTCGTGGTGGGTCTTTGGATTCCAGGGGACATCCTTGGGAGTCCGTTCCATTTAAGCATCCAAGCACCTTTGACACATTGGCTATGCATCCCCAGAAGAAGCAAGAGATCATGGATGATCTTGAGGATTTCGCCAACGGTCAGTCCTTTTACCAGAAGACTGGGAGAGCCTGGAAGCGGGGTTACTTGCTCTACGGTCCGCCAGGGACTGGGAAATCCAGCATGATTGCAGCCATGGCAAATTACTTAAGCTATGATATCtatgatcttgaattgactgagGTCCATAATAATTCTGAGCTGAGGACACTGTTGATGAAAACAAGCTCCAAATCCATCATTGTGATTGAAGATATTGATTGTTCAGTCAATTTGACTAACAGGAAGAAGAATAACAAAAGGAACTACTGTGATCCTGAAGTGAGATGTGGGTCAGGTTCTGCATGTGGTGGTGAAGATGGAGGAAACTCCATCACTCTTTCAGGGCTGCTGAATTTCACTGATGGGCTATGGTCTTGTTGTGGGAGTGAAAGGATTTTCGTCTTCACCACAAACCACATTGAGAAACTTGACCCTGCATTGCTCAGAAGTGGGAGGATGGATATGCACATTTACATGAGCTACTGTTCATATCCTGCATTGAAGATATTGCTGAAGAATTATTTGGGGTACGAGGAAAGTGATTTGGATTACCATGTTTTGAAGGAACTGTCGGATGTAGTTGACAAGGCAGAGATGACACCTGCTGATATCAGCGAAGTTTTAATCAAGAACCGCAACTACAAGCAAAAGGCTGTCACTGAATTGTTGGAGGCCATGAAGACCCGGGCTGACAGGAATTTCAAGTGTGGGAGTTTGAGGGACAAAatttcagatgaagaagaacaGGAGAAAAGGGCTTTGGAAACTCCTAATGAAGGGTCTGAATTTGAAGAGCCTTGCAAGGAAGGAGAGAataaggagaaaaagaaatcatag